CCAACTGGTCCGCCCGCCGCCGCGCCTCCTCCAACGCCGCCTGCCGGCCCTGCTCACCCGACCGCAACTGCCGCTGACTCTCCTCGAGAGCCTCGATGTCCTGCTGCAGCCGCTTCTCCCGCGAATCCAGATCCGAGAAGATCCGGACCAGGTCCTCCTGCCGCGTCGCCGCCAACGTCGGATCCGTCGACGTCGTCTTCAACTGCACCACCAGGGTGAAACCCAGCAACGCCAACAGCACCGCGATCATCACGCCCGCCGAGCTCACCCGCCCGCCCCACGCGCCCCGACCACCCGCACCCGCCGGCGTCGGTTCCGGCTCCGGCTCCGGTGGGGCCACCGCCGCCTCCGCCAGGTCCACCGTCGCGTGGGCATCGTCCTCGACGCCCCCGACCCGCGGCTCCTCCGGCACGACCAACGGACTGATCTCGTCCGGATCCGGCGCGTCCGGCCGCGGATCCGGCTCACCCGCCGGCCCCGACGGACGATTCGGCCCCGTCGGCTCCGGCCACCCCGTCCCGGTGTCCCGCTGCTCGTCGCTCATCGCCACGAACCCTACGCCCGGAACAGGTGACGACGGATCGCCGCCACGTTGCCGAAGATCCGCACCCCGAGCACGACCACCACACCGGTGGAGAGCTGACCGCCCACCCCCAACTGGTCACCCAGGTACACGATCAGACCCGCCACCAGCACGTTAGAGATGAACGACACCACGAACTGCTTGTCGTCGAAGATCCGGTCCAGCTTCGCCCGTACCCCACCGAACACCGCGTCGAGCGCGGCCACCACCGCGATCGGCAGGTACGGCTGCAACGCGGCGGGAACGGTCGGATCCAGGTAGATCCCGAGCACCACACCGGCGAGCAACGCCAGCACCGCGATCATCGGACACCTCCGGAGGGGCGGGGAGACGTACCCGGACCGGTCGGCCCGGGACTGGTCGAACCAACGGCGCCGCCCGAACCCGACGGCGACGGGACCGGACTGACCGAAGGCTGCGCGTAGCGTAGCCGCGGCTCCGGCGCGGCCGGCAGGGTGAGGTCGTCGGCCTCGCGCACCTGGAACGACAGGCCGGTCTGCTTGGCCACCCGGCGCATCAGGTACGCCGACCGGCTCTCCTCGAACCTGTCCCGCATCGAGCCCGGCCCGATCGCCGTCACCTCGTACGGACTCGTCACCGGCCGGAAGTCCACCAGGATCGCCGCACCCGCCGAACGGATCGTCGACGTCGCCGTCAACCGC
This genomic interval from Micromonospora coxensis contains the following:
- a CDS encoding DUF881 domain-containing protein: MSDEQRDTGTGWPEPTGPNRPSGPAGEPDPRPDAPDPDEISPLVVPEEPRVGGVEDDAHATVDLAEAAVAPPEPEPEPTPAGAGGRGAWGGRVSSAGVMIAVLLALLGFTLVVQLKTTSTDPTLAATRQEDLVRIFSDLDSREKRLQQDIEALEESQRQLRSGEQGRQAALEEARRRADQLGILAGTLPARGPGLSVRFVPGGKPIAAERILDAVQELRGAGAEAMQISGVGGSPVRIIASTYFLDGQNGSLVVDGRSLSGPYTITVIGDPTTMSTALKIPGGVAATVAGDGGNVIVEEREVAEVSALHGPMKLEHARPVS
- a CDS encoding small basic family protein; protein product: MIAVLALLAGVVLGIYLDPTVPAALQPYLPIAVVAALDAVFGGVRAKLDRIFDDKQFVVSFISNVLVAGLIVYLGDQLGVGGQLSTGVVVVLGVRIFGNVAAIRRHLFRA